The nucleotide sequence CGCAGGTGCGGCCGCCGTCCGAGAAGGCCGATGCGCCTCGCGTGAACGCCGCGGCCGTGGTTGCCTCGCCCGGCGGGACGCGGTAAGTCGCACCGCCCATGCCCCGGAAAGACCGCGGACCGGACCAGCTCCGACCCGTCACGCTCGCCGCGAACTTCACCGAGCACGCGGAAGGCAGCGTCCTCTGCAGCTTCGGCCGGACGCGCGTGCTCTGCACCGCGACGGCCGAGGAGCGCGTTCCCTCGCACGTGAAGGGATCGGGACGCGGGTGGATCACTGCGGAGTACGGAATGCTGCCGCGCTCGACGCACACGCGCACCGACCGGGAGGCCGCCAAAGGGAAGCAGACCGGCCGCACCCAGGAGATCCAGCGCCTGATCGGGCGCTCGCTCCGCGCCGCCGTCGATCTCCAGATCCTGGGTGAGCGGCAGGTGCTGATCGACTGCGACGTGCTGCAGGCCGACGGCGGCACGCGGACGGCGGCGATCACGGGTGCGTACGTCGCGCTTGGAATCGCTCTGCGCCGGA is from Deltaproteobacteria bacterium and encodes:
- a CDS encoding ribonuclease PH; this translates as MPRKDRGPDQLRPVTLAANFTEHAEGSVLCSFGRTRVLCTATAEERVPSHVKGSGRGWITAEYGMLPRSTHTRTDREAAKGKQTGRTQEIQRLIGRSLRAAVDLQILGERQVLIDCDVLQADGGTRTAAITGAYVALGIALRRMQREKALRPPVAAVSVGIIAGEVRLDLDYEEDFAAEVDMNVVGNAVGELLEVQGTAEKRPFTPAQLVAMVGLAQKGLAELHAKQLASIAGAFAK